Proteins from one Peromyscus eremicus chromosome 8a, PerEre_H2_v1, whole genome shotgun sequence genomic window:
- the Hmox2 gene encoding heme oxygenase 2 gives MTSEVETSEGVDESEKKNSVAPEKENHTKMADLSELLKEGTKEAHDRAENTQFVKDFLKGNIKKELFKLATTALYFTYSALEEEMDRNKDHPSFAPLYFPMELHRKEALIKDMEYFFGENWEEQVKCSEAAQKYVDRIHYVGQNEPELLVAHAYTRYMGDLSGGQVLKKVAQRALKLPSTGEGTQFYLFEHVDNAQQFKQFYRARMNALDLNLKTKEKIVAEANKAFEYNMQIFSELDQAGSMLVRETLEDGFSVHDGKGDVRKCPYYAAQADKGTLEGSTCPFRTAMAVLRKPSLQLILAASVALAAGLFAWYYM, from the exons AATGGCAGACCTCTCTGAGCTCCTGAAGGAAGGGACCAAGGAAGCACATGACCGGGCAGAAAATACTCAGTTTGTCAAAGACTTCTTGAAAGGAAACATTAAGAAGGAGCTATTTAAG CTGGCCACTACCGCACTTTATTTCACATACTCAGCCCTTGAGGAGGAAATGGACCGAAACAAAGACCACCCATCCTTCGCCCCCTTGTATTTCCCCATGGAGCTACATCGGAAGGAAGCACTGATCAAGGACATGGAGTATTTCTTTGGTGAAAACTGGGAGGAGCAGGTGAAGTGCTCCGAGGCTGCCCAGAAGTATGTGGATCGGATCCACTATGTAGGGCAGAATGAGCCGGAGCTGCTGGTGGCCCATGCTTATACTCGTTACATGGGGGACCTTTCAGGAGGCCAGGTGCTGAAGAAGGTGGCCCAGCGGGCACTGAaactccccagcactggagaagggACCCAGTTCTACCTGTTTGAGCATGTGGACAATGCCCAGCAATTCAAGCAGTTCTACCGAGCCAGAATGAATGCCCTGGACTTGAATTTGAAGACCAAAGAGAAGATCGTGGCGGAGGCCAACAAAGCCTTTGAATATAATATGCAG ATATTCAGTGAactggaccaggctggctctaTGCTGGTAAGAGAAACCCTGGAGGATGGGTTCTCCGTGCATGACGGGAAGGGAGATGTACGAAAGTGTCCCTATTATGCTGCTCAGGCAGACAAAG GTACCCTGGAAGGCAGCACCTGCCCCTTCCGGACAGCCATGGCTGTGCTGAGGAAGCCTAGCCTCCAGCTCATTCTAGCTGCCAGTGTGGCCCTGGCTGCTGGACTCTTTGCCTGGTACTACATGTGA